One region of Paraburkholderia phymatum STM815 genomic DNA includes:
- the tssL gene encoding type VI secretion system protein TssL, long form: MPQATIDPVKQAPDVNEIQATPRRELPHGESLTTRLAAIKAADNPLLEAARPLLRALADMPEYLDHERVEQLRDLLEQEVRAFQKLCEQTSIRRDHMLGTRYCLCTAIDEAAMQTAWGKNSKVPVQPGQSPRGKDAGAAASDINNHDAGVEWVTRGMATIFHEDRQGGDKVYLLIGRLMSDPQEHLDLLEVIYRILSLGFEGRYRFEAGGHRKHEAVRQRIYNEIMARRGIVPVALSPHWQSDVKGRRASFYDFPVWITVTLLSVILLGCFGWFKYELLGRSAEVQKQIADIGHMTPPPAPPVLHLKALLKDEIAAGTVSVDEDAHHSSVTFRGDSMFPPGGASVKATMGPLIAKIAAEIARVPGKVSVLGYTDNVPIRSRQFASNDALSEERATQVMQILQAAGVPASRLEAVGKGDADPVADNSTPQGRAQNRRVEITVAEYTRP, encoded by the coding sequence ATGCCACAGGCAACGATAGATCCCGTGAAGCAAGCCCCGGACGTCAACGAAATCCAGGCAACGCCCCGCCGCGAATTGCCGCACGGCGAGTCTCTCACAACACGTCTTGCGGCCATCAAGGCCGCGGACAATCCGTTGCTTGAAGCCGCGCGTCCCCTGCTGCGGGCTCTGGCCGACATGCCGGAGTATCTCGATCATGAGCGGGTCGAGCAACTGCGCGACCTGCTGGAGCAGGAGGTACGTGCCTTCCAGAAGCTGTGCGAGCAGACCAGCATCCGGCGGGACCACATGCTCGGCACCCGCTACTGCCTATGTACGGCCATCGACGAGGCGGCCATGCAGACCGCGTGGGGCAAGAACAGCAAGGTGCCCGTACAGCCAGGACAGAGTCCGCGCGGAAAGGATGCGGGTGCGGCAGCCTCGGATATCAACAACCACGACGCGGGCGTCGAATGGGTAACCCGTGGGATGGCCACGATCTTCCATGAAGATCGGCAAGGCGGCGACAAGGTGTACCTCCTCATCGGCCGGCTGATGTCCGATCCGCAGGAGCATCTTGACCTGCTCGAAGTGATCTATCGCATCCTGAGTCTGGGCTTCGAAGGCCGCTACCGCTTTGAAGCGGGTGGCCACCGCAAGCACGAAGCGGTGCGTCAGCGCATCTACAACGAAATCATGGCGAGACGCGGCATCGTGCCCGTCGCCCTGTCGCCGCACTGGCAGTCCGACGTCAAGGGCCGGCGTGCGTCGTTCTACGACTTTCCGGTATGGATCACGGTCACGCTGCTTTCGGTCATCCTGCTCGGCTGCTTTGGGTGGTTCAAGTACGAGCTGCTCGGTCGCAGCGCTGAGGTCCAGAAGCAGATTGCCGACATTGGACACATGACGCCACCGCCGGCGCCTCCAGTCCTGCACCTGAAGGCGTTGCTCAAGGACGAAATTGCCGCGGGCACGGTCAGTGTCGACGAAGACGCGCATCACAGTTCGGTGACGTTCCGCGGCGATTCGATGTTCCCGCCAGGTGGTGCTTCCGTGAAGGCAACGATGGGCCCGCTCATCGCGAAGATTGCTGCCGAGATTGCCAGGGTACCCGGCAAGGTTTCGGTGCTGGGCTATACGGACAATGTGCCGATCAGAAGCCGCCAGTTCGCATCGAATGACGCACTGTCCGAAGAGCGCGCTACGCAGGTCATGCAGATTCTGCAGGCTGCCGGCGTGCCGGCAAGCCGCCTGGAGGCCGTTGGCAAGGGCGACGCCGATCCGGTCGCTGATAACAGCACGCCCCAGGGCCGCGCACAGAATCGACGTGTCGAAATCACGGTCGCGGAATATACGAGACCATAA
- the tssK gene encoding type VI secretion system baseplate subunit TssK codes for MSWHNKVVWNEGLFMRPQLFQQQERYLEHFAHKRAAPLSPFFFGFTHYTLDTEALALGKVIVKSVAGVFPDGTPFDAPGSTPPPAPLTIRPEHLEQLIYLAVPIRVPNGEETTFDNASDSLARYAVFNTDLRDTNSVGQGSQKIQLSNLRLRLVPEKEMTDAWIGLALTRVKTIRADGSIVLDDTLVPPVSAYGASSLLESWLAKIHDLTRLRATALAQRLTGADGKAGTAAEVSDYLLLQTLNRYEPLLQHLRRVPTTSPADLYALLISMAGELSTYVRTTTRRPLDSHPAYQHTAPHVCLKPVVDDTHQLLNAVLVRSAQSIELTDTGYGMRNAVVDPAEMHGFTSVVLGVSAAMPPDTLQQQFAAQAKVGPSERLPDLVRGHLPGITLQALPVPPRQIPFNAGYIYYELSRAGQLWEDVERRGGLALHIAGDFPSLKLELWGIRG; via the coding sequence ATGAGCTGGCACAACAAGGTCGTCTGGAATGAGGGGCTCTTCATGCGCCCGCAACTATTCCAGCAGCAGGAGCGTTATCTCGAGCATTTCGCGCACAAGCGCGCGGCCCCCCTTTCGCCCTTCTTCTTTGGCTTTACGCACTACACCCTCGACACCGAGGCGCTCGCGCTCGGCAAGGTGATCGTGAAGTCCGTGGCCGGCGTTTTTCCGGATGGCACCCCTTTCGATGCACCAGGCAGCACGCCCCCGCCCGCGCCGCTCACGATCCGGCCCGAGCATCTGGAGCAGCTCATCTATCTCGCTGTGCCGATCCGTGTCCCCAACGGCGAGGAAACGACTTTCGACAACGCGTCGGACTCTCTCGCACGCTACGCTGTGTTCAACACGGACCTGCGCGACACCAACTCGGTCGGTCAAGGTTCACAGAAAATCCAGCTGTCGAACCTGCGGCTGCGTCTCGTGCCCGAGAAGGAGATGACCGATGCGTGGATTGGCCTTGCGCTCACGCGCGTCAAGACCATTCGCGCCGACGGCAGCATTGTGCTCGACGACACCCTCGTGCCGCCTGTCTCAGCCTACGGCGCAAGCAGCCTGCTCGAGAGCTGGCTTGCGAAAATCCATGACCTCACCCGCCTGCGCGCCACGGCGCTCGCGCAGCGTCTGACCGGTGCAGACGGCAAGGCCGGCACCGCGGCCGAGGTGTCGGACTACCTGCTGCTGCAGACACTCAACCGCTACGAACCGCTATTACAGCATCTGCGGCGGGTGCCGACCACCTCGCCTGCGGACCTGTACGCCCTGCTCATCAGCATGGCGGGCGAGCTGTCAACCTATGTCCGCACCACGACGCGGCGGCCGCTTGATTCGCATCCGGCGTACCAGCACACGGCGCCCCATGTATGCCTGAAGCCCGTCGTCGACGACACCCACCAGTTGCTCAACGCCGTGCTTGTGCGCAGTGCGCAGAGCATCGAACTGACGGATACCGGCTACGGCATGCGCAATGCCGTGGTGGATCCGGCGGAAATGCATGGGTTCACCTCGGTCGTGCTCGGGGTCAGCGCCGCGATGCCGCCCGATACGCTGCAGCAGCAGTTCGCTGCACAGGCCAAGGTCGGTCCTTCCGAACGCCTGCCTGATCTCGTGCGGGGTCACCTGCCAGGTATCACGCTGCAGGCATTGCCGGTGCCACCGCGGCAGATCCCGTTCAATGCGGGCTACATCTACTACGAACTCTCACGCGCCGGTCAGCTCTGGGAAGACGTCGAACGCCGTGGCGGTCTGGCACTGCACATCGCGGGGGACTTCCCGTCGCTGAAGCTCGAATTGTGGGGCATTCGCGGGTAA
- the tssJ gene encoding type VI secretion system lipoprotein TssJ — protein sequence MRLIPLATACTLVLLLAACASSDPKLHDPLRLDLTVSAATTVNPDGQGRAAPIVVRVYELKTDNAFKAADYFSVQDRDKTVLADDLVKRDEFQLRPGEHQTIRRIADPGTTTLGVLAEYRDLPHAVWRTVYPLPATPEKAWYRFSSPKLNLTINLDAGAIRITDNTKK from the coding sequence ATGCGCCTGATTCCTCTCGCGACCGCCTGCACACTTGTGCTGCTGCTCGCCGCCTGCGCGAGCAGCGATCCCAAACTGCATGATCCACTGCGGCTGGACCTGACGGTCAGTGCCGCCACAACGGTCAATCCTGATGGTCAGGGACGGGCCGCGCCCATCGTGGTGCGTGTCTATGAACTGAAGACCGATAACGCGTTCAAGGCAGCGGACTATTTCTCCGTGCAGGACAGGGACAAGACGGTGCTCGCGGATGATCTCGTCAAACGCGACGAGTTCCAGTTGCGGCCCGGCGAGCATCAGACGATCCGGCGCATCGCCGATCCGGGCACGACCACGCTGGGTGTGCTCGCCGAATACCGCGATCTGCCGCATGCCGTCTGGCGCACCGTGTATCCGTTACCCGCGACACCGGAGAAGGCGTGGTACCGCTTCTCGTCGCCGAAGCTGAATCTGACCATCAATCTTGACGCGGGTGCGATCAGGATTACTGATAACACGAAGAAGTAA
- a CDS encoding Hcp family type VI secretion system effector, protein MAQDIFLKIDGIDGESQDDKHKNEIEVLNWNWEISQESSMHSGSGGGAGKATVGDLWFQHGIDRASPNLMKYALTGKHIDQAVLVMRKAGGNPLEYLKITMSDVLVTRVKPSGSKNGEEKSLEEVSLSFAKVKQEYVVQNAQGGSGGAVTASYDIKGNKEA, encoded by the coding sequence ATGGCACAGGATATTTTCCTGAAGATTGATGGCATCGACGGTGAGTCGCAGGACGACAAGCACAAGAACGAGATCGAAGTACTGAACTGGAACTGGGAAATCAGCCAGGAATCGTCGATGCATTCGGGCAGCGGCGGCGGCGCCGGCAAGGCGACGGTTGGCGACCTGTGGTTCCAGCACGGCATCGACCGTGCGAGCCCGAACCTCATGAAGTACGCGCTCACGGGCAAGCACATCGACCAGGCTGTGCTCGTCATGCGCAAGGCCGGCGGCAACCCGCTCGAATACCTCAAGATCACGATGAGCGACGTGCTGGTCACGCGCGTGAAGCCGTCGGGCAGCAAGAACGGCGAAGAAAAGAGCCTCGAGGAAGTGTCGCTGTCGTTCGCGAAGGTCAAGCAGGAATACGTCGTCCAGAACGCCCAGGGCGGCAGCGGCGGCGCCGTGACGGCCAGCTACGACATCAAGGGCAACAAGGAGGCGTAA
- the tssC gene encoding type VI secretion system contractile sheath large subunit produces the protein MAKQHAQTAVAGVATGSDFTQLLNQEFRPKTQQAREAVELAVQTLAEQALRQSATISDDAYKSIAAIIAQIDHKLSEQINLILHHDDYQKLESAWRGLHHLVSNTETDERLKIRFMDISKDELRRTMKRYKGLAWDQSPLFKQIYEEEYGQLGGEPYGCLVADYYFDHTPPDVDLLGSIAKISAAAHTPFISGASPAVLQMESWQELANPRDLTKIFTQNLEYAPWNSLRNTEDARYIGLAMPRFLARLPYGAKTNPVDEFDFEEDTAGSDHRHYAWSNAAYAMGVNINRSFKLYGWCSLIRGVESGGTVENLPCHTFPTDDGGVDMKCPTEIAISDRREAELSKNGFIPLIHRKNTDHATFIGAQSMQKPAEYHDADATANANLSARLPYLFACSRFAHYLKCIVRDKIGAFKEREDMQRWLNEWIMNYVDADPANSSQETKARRPLAAAEVLVEEVEGNPGYYQAKFFLRPHFQLEGLTVSLRLVAKLPSIKEAA, from the coding sequence ATGGCAAAACAGCATGCACAGACAGCGGTGGCCGGCGTCGCAACCGGTTCGGACTTCACCCAGTTGCTCAACCAGGAATTCCGGCCGAAGACCCAACAGGCACGCGAAGCCGTCGAACTCGCCGTCCAGACGCTCGCCGAACAGGCGCTCCGTCAATCAGCCACCATCAGCGACGATGCGTACAAGAGCATCGCGGCCATCATTGCACAGATCGATCACAAGCTCTCCGAGCAGATCAACCTGATCCTGCACCACGACGATTACCAGAAGCTGGAATCGGCCTGGCGTGGTCTGCATCACCTCGTCTCCAATACGGAAACGGATGAGCGCCTGAAGATCCGCTTCATGGACATCTCGAAGGACGAGCTGCGCCGCACGATGAAGCGCTACAAGGGCCTCGCATGGGACCAGAGCCCGCTCTTCAAGCAGATCTACGAAGAAGAGTACGGCCAGCTCGGTGGCGAGCCGTACGGCTGTCTCGTCGCGGACTACTACTTCGACCACACACCGCCGGACGTCGACCTGCTCGGCTCGATCGCCAAGATCTCGGCCGCAGCCCACACCCCGTTCATCTCGGGCGCGTCGCCCGCCGTGCTGCAGATGGAATCGTGGCAGGAGCTCGCCAATCCGCGCGACCTCACGAAGATCTTCACGCAGAACCTCGAATATGCCCCGTGGAACTCGCTACGCAACACCGAGGACGCGCGCTATATCGGTCTTGCGATGCCGCGCTTCCTGGCGCGCCTGCCGTATGGGGCAAAAACGAACCCGGTCGACGAATTCGACTTCGAGGAAGACACCGCGGGCTCGGATCACCGTCACTACGCATGGTCCAACGCGGCCTACGCGATGGGCGTGAACATCAACCGCTCGTTCAAGCTGTACGGCTGGTGCTCGCTGATCCGCGGCGTGGAATCGGGTGGCACGGTCGAAAACCTGCCCTGCCACACGTTCCCGACGGACGATGGCGGCGTCGACATGAAGTGCCCGACCGAAATCGCCATCTCGGATCGCCGCGAGGCGGAGCTGTCGAAGAACGGTTTCATCCCGCTCATTCACCGCAAGAACACCGACCACGCGACCTTCATCGGTGCGCAGTCGATGCAGAAGCCGGCCGAGTACCACGATGCTGACGCAACCGCTAACGCGAACCTGTCCGCGCGCCTGCCGTACCTGTTCGCCTGCTCGCGTTTCGCGCATTACTTGAAGTGCATCGTGCGAGACAAGATCGGTGCGTTCAAGGAGCGTGAGGACATGCAGCGCTGGCTCAACGAATGGATCATGAACTACGTTGACGCCGACCCGGCCAACTCGTCGCAGGAAACCAAGGCCCGTCGTCCGCTCGCCGCAGCCGAGGTGCTCGTCGAGGAAGTGGAAGGCAACCCTGGCTACTACCAGGCGAAGTTCTTCCTGCGTCCGCACTTCCAGCTCGAAGGCCTGACCGTGTCACTGCGCTTGGTCGCGAAGCTGCCGTCGATCAAGGAAGCCGCCTGA
- the tssB gene encoding type VI secretion system contractile sheath small subunit, with translation MSSSSSQKFIARNRAPRVQIEYDVEVYGSEKKVELPFVMGVLADLSGKPVDPLPAVADRRFLDIDIDNFDERMKAIRPRVAFAVPSTLTGEGQMMVDMTFESIEDFSPAAIARKVEPLRQLLEARTQLANLQTYMDGKSGAESLVNQLLQDPSLLKSLAAAPKPQAAVDTPEASDTN, from the coding sequence ATGTCTTCCAGCAGTTCGCAGAAGTTCATCGCACGCAACCGCGCACCACGTGTGCAGATCGAGTATGACGTCGAGGTCTATGGCTCCGAAAAGAAGGTCGAACTCCCGTTCGTGATGGGCGTGCTCGCCGATCTCTCGGGCAAGCCGGTCGACCCTCTGCCCGCTGTGGCAGACCGCCGCTTCCTCGATATTGATATTGACAATTTTGATGAACGCATGAAAGCCATCCGGCCGCGCGTCGCGTTTGCCGTGCCGAGCACGCTCACCGGCGAAGGCCAGATGATGGTCGACATGACCTTCGAAAGCATCGAGGACTTCTCGCCTGCGGCCATCGCGCGCAAGGTCGAACCGCTTCGACAACTGCTTGAGGCGCGCACGCAACTCGCGAACCTGCAAACGTACATGGACGGCAAGTCGGGCGCGGAATCGCTCGTGAACCAGCTGCTTCAGGATCCCTCGCTTCTGAAGTCACTGGCCGCCGCACCGAAACCGCAGGCCGCCGTTGACACTCCGGAAGCCAGCGACACGAACTGA